One Cynocephalus volans isolate mCynVol1 chromosome 5, mCynVol1.pri, whole genome shotgun sequence DNA window includes the following coding sequences:
- the TMEM63B gene encoding CSC1-like protein 2 isoform X1, producing the protein MLPFLMTTLGTTALNNSNPKDYCYSARIRSTVLQGLPFGGVPTVLALDFMCFLALLFLFSILRKVAWDYGRLALVTDADRLRRQERDRVEQEYVASAMHGDSHDRYERLTSVSSSVDFDQRDNGFCSWLTAIFRIKDDEIRDKCGGDAVHYLSFQRHIIGLLVVVGVLSVGIVLPVNFSGDLLENNAYSFGRTTIANLKSGNNLLWLHTSFAFLYLLLTVYSMRRHTSKMRYKEDDLVKRTLFINGISKYAESEKIKKHFEEAYPNCTVLEARPCYNVARLMFLDAERKKAERGKLYFTNLQSKENVPTMINPKPCGHLCCCVVRGCEQVEAIEYYTKLEQKLKEEYKREKEKVNEKPLGMAFVTFHNETITAIILKDFNVCKCQGCACRGEPRSSSCSESLHISNWTVSYAPDPQNIYWEHLSIRGFIWWLRCLVINVVLFILLFFLTTPAIIITTMDKFNVTKPVEYLNNPIITQFFPTLLLWCFSALLPTIVYYSAFFEAHWTRSGENRTTMHKCYTFLIFMVLLLPSLGLSSLDLFFRWLFDKKFLAEAAIRFECVFLPDNGAFFVNYVIASAFIGNAMDLLRIPGLLMYMIRLCLAHSAAERRNVKRHQAYEFQFGAAYAWMMCVFTVVMTYSITCPIIVPFGLMYMLLKHLVDRYNLYYAYLPAKLDKKIHSGAVNQVVAAPILCLFWLLFFSIMRTGFLAPTSMFTFVVLVITIVICLCHVCFGHFKYLSAHNYKIEHTETDTMDPRSNGRPSTAATVPKSAKYIAQVLQDSEVDGDGDGAPGSSGDEPPLSSSQDEELLMPPDGLTDTDFQSCEDSLIENEIHQ; encoded by the exons ATGCTGCCCTTCCTGATGACCACACTGGGCACCACGGCCCTCAACAACAGCAACCCCAAGGACTACTGCTACAGCGCCCGCATCCGCAGCACTGTCCTGCAGGGCCTGCCCTTTGGGGGTGTCCCCACCGTGCTGGCTCTCGACTTCATGTGCTTCCTT GCACTGCTGTTCTTATTCTCTATTCTCCGGAAGGTGGCTTGGGACTATGGACGGCTGGCCTTAGTGACAGATGCAGACAG GCTTCGGCGGCAGGAGAGAGACCGAGTGGAACAGGAATA tgtgGCCTCAGCTATGCATGGGGACAGTCACGACCGGTATGAGCGTCTCACCTCTGTCTCCAGCTCTGTCGACTTTGACCAAAGGGACAAT GGTTTCTGCTCCTGGCTGACAGCCATCTTCAGGATAAA GGACGATGAGATCCGGGACAAGTGTGGGGGCGATGCTGTGCACTACCTGTCCTTCCAGAGGCACATTATCGGGCTGCTCGTTGTCGTGGGCGTCCTGTCCGTAGGCATCGTGCTGCCTGTCAACTTCTCAGGGGACCTGCTGG AAAACAATGCCTACAGCTTTGGGAGAACCACCATTGCCAACTTGAAATCAGG GAACAACCTGCTGTGGCTGCACACCTCCTTCGCCTTCCTGTACTTGCTGCTCACCGTCTACAGCATGCGTAGACACACCTCCAAGATGCGCTACAAGGAGGATGACCTG GTGAAGCGGACTCTCTTCATCAATGGAATCTCCAAATATGCAGAGTCGGAAAAGATCAAGAAGCATTTTGA GGAGGCCTACCCCAACTGCACCGTTCTTGAAGCCCGTCCATGTTACAACGTGGCTCGCCTTATGTTCCTCGATGCAGAAAG GAAGAAGGCTGAGCGGGGAAAGCTCTACTTCACAAACCTGCAGAGCAAGGAGAACGTGCCCACCATGATCAACCCCAAACCCTGCGGCCACCTTTGCTGCTGCGTGGTGCGAGGCTGTGAGCAG GTGGAGGCCATTGAGTACTACACAAAGCTGGAGCAGAAACTGAAGGAGGAGTACAAGCGAGAAAAGGAGAAGGTGAACGAGAAGCCTCTTGGCATGGCCTTTGTCACCTTCCACAATGAGACCATCACCGCCAT CATCCTGAAGGACTTCAATGTGTGCAAGTGTCAGGGCTGTGCCTGCCGCGGGGAGCCGCGCTCCTCATCCTGCAGCGAGTCCCTGCACATCTCCAACTGGACCGTGTCCTATGCCCCTGACCCCCAGAACATCTACTG GGAGCATCTTTCCATCCGTGGCTTCATCTGGTGGCTGCGCTGCCTGGTCATCAATGTCGTCCTCTtcatcctcctcttcttcctcaccaccccggccatcatcatcaccaccatggACAAGTTCAACGTCACCAAGCCCGTGGAGTACCTCAAT AACCCCATCATCACCCAGTTCTTCCCCACCCTGCTGCTGTGGTGCTTCTCGGCCCTGCTCCCCACCATCGTCTACTACTCAGCCTTCTTTGAAGCTCACTGGACACG CTCTGGGGAGAACAGGACTACCATGCACAAGTGCTACACCTTCCTCATCTTTATGGTGCTGCTCCTGCCCTCACTGGGGCTGAGCAG ccTGGACCTCTTCTTCCGCTGGCTCTTTGACAAGAAATTCTTGGCTGAAGCAGCTATTCGGTTTGA GTGTGTGTTCCTGCCTGACAACGGCGCCTTCTTCGTGAACTACGTCATTGCCTCAGCCTTTATCGGTAATGCCATGGACCTGCTGCGTATCCCGGGCCTGCTCATGTACATGATCCGACTCTGCCTGGCGCACTCGGCCGCTGAGAGGCGCAACGTGAAGCGG CATCAGGCCTACGAGTTCCAGTTTGGCGCAGCCTACGCCTGGATGATGTGCGTCTTCACGGTGGTCATGACCTACAGTATCACCTGCCCCATCATCGTGCCCTTCG GACTCATGTACATGCTGCTGAAGCACCTGGTAGACAGGTACAATCTCTACTACGCCTACCTGCCGGCCAAGCTGGACAAGAAGATCCACTCAGGGGCTGTGAACCAGGTGGTGGCTGCACCCATCCTCTGCCTCTTCTGGCTGCTCTTCTTCTCCATCATGCGCACAG GATTCCTAGCCCCCACGTCCATGTTCACATTTGTGGTCCTGGTTATCACCATCGTCATCTGTCTCTGCCACGTCTGCTTTGGACACTTCAAATACCTCAGTGCCCACAACTACAAG ATTGAGCACACGGAGACAGATACCATGGACCCCAGAAGCAATGGACGGCCCTCCACTGCTGCCACTGTCCCCAAATCTGCG AAATACATCGCTCAGGTGCTGCAGGACTCAGAGGTGGACGGGGATGGGGATGGGGCTCCTGGGAGCTCCGGGGACGAGCCCCCATTATCCTCATCCCAAGATGAGGAGCTGCTGATGCCGCCCGATGGCCTCACGGATACAGACTTCCAGTCTTGCGAGGACAGTCTCATAGAGAATGAGATCCACCAGTAA
- the TMEM63B gene encoding CSC1-like protein 2 isoform X2 — translation MLPFLMTTLGTTALNNSNPKDYCYSARIRSTVLQGLPFGGVPTVLALDFMCFLALLFLFSILRKVAWDYGRLALVTDADSVASAMHGDSHDRYERLTSVSSSVDFDQRDNGFCSWLTAIFRIKDDEIRDKCGGDAVHYLSFQRHIIGLLVVVGVLSVGIVLPVNFSGDLLENNAYSFGRTTIANLKSGNNLLWLHTSFAFLYLLLTVYSMRRHTSKMRYKEDDLVKRTLFINGISKYAESEKIKKHFEEAYPNCTVLEARPCYNVARLMFLDAERKKAERGKLYFTNLQSKENVPTMINPKPCGHLCCCVVRGCEQVEAIEYYTKLEQKLKEEYKREKEKVNEKPLGMAFVTFHNETITAIILKDFNVCKCQGCACRGEPRSSSCSESLHISNWTVSYAPDPQNIYWEHLSIRGFIWWLRCLVINVVLFILLFFLTTPAIIITTMDKFNVTKPVEYLNNPIITQFFPTLLLWCFSALLPTIVYYSAFFEAHWTRSGENRTTMHKCYTFLIFMVLLLPSLGLSSLDLFFRWLFDKKFLAEAAIRFECVFLPDNGAFFVNYVIASAFIGNAMDLLRIPGLLMYMIRLCLAHSAAERRNVKRHQAYEFQFGAAYAWMMCVFTVVMTYSITCPIIVPFGLMYMLLKHLVDRYNLYYAYLPAKLDKKIHSGAVNQVVAAPILCLFWLLFFSIMRTGFLAPTSMFTFVVLVITIVICLCHVCFGHFKYLSAHNYKIEHTETDTMDPRSNGRPSTAATVPKSAKYIAQVLQDSEVDGDGDGAPGSSGDEPPLSSSQDEELLMPPDGLTDTDFQSCEDSLIENEIHQ, via the exons ATGCTGCCCTTCCTGATGACCACACTGGGCACCACGGCCCTCAACAACAGCAACCCCAAGGACTACTGCTACAGCGCCCGCATCCGCAGCACTGTCCTGCAGGGCCTGCCCTTTGGGGGTGTCCCCACCGTGCTGGCTCTCGACTTCATGTGCTTCCTT GCACTGCTGTTCTTATTCTCTATTCTCCGGAAGGTGGCTTGGGACTATGGACGGCTGGCCTTAGTGACAGATGCAGACAG tgtgGCCTCAGCTATGCATGGGGACAGTCACGACCGGTATGAGCGTCTCACCTCTGTCTCCAGCTCTGTCGACTTTGACCAAAGGGACAAT GGTTTCTGCTCCTGGCTGACAGCCATCTTCAGGATAAA GGACGATGAGATCCGGGACAAGTGTGGGGGCGATGCTGTGCACTACCTGTCCTTCCAGAGGCACATTATCGGGCTGCTCGTTGTCGTGGGCGTCCTGTCCGTAGGCATCGTGCTGCCTGTCAACTTCTCAGGGGACCTGCTGG AAAACAATGCCTACAGCTTTGGGAGAACCACCATTGCCAACTTGAAATCAGG GAACAACCTGCTGTGGCTGCACACCTCCTTCGCCTTCCTGTACTTGCTGCTCACCGTCTACAGCATGCGTAGACACACCTCCAAGATGCGCTACAAGGAGGATGACCTG GTGAAGCGGACTCTCTTCATCAATGGAATCTCCAAATATGCAGAGTCGGAAAAGATCAAGAAGCATTTTGA GGAGGCCTACCCCAACTGCACCGTTCTTGAAGCCCGTCCATGTTACAACGTGGCTCGCCTTATGTTCCTCGATGCAGAAAG GAAGAAGGCTGAGCGGGGAAAGCTCTACTTCACAAACCTGCAGAGCAAGGAGAACGTGCCCACCATGATCAACCCCAAACCCTGCGGCCACCTTTGCTGCTGCGTGGTGCGAGGCTGTGAGCAG GTGGAGGCCATTGAGTACTACACAAAGCTGGAGCAGAAACTGAAGGAGGAGTACAAGCGAGAAAAGGAGAAGGTGAACGAGAAGCCTCTTGGCATGGCCTTTGTCACCTTCCACAATGAGACCATCACCGCCAT CATCCTGAAGGACTTCAATGTGTGCAAGTGTCAGGGCTGTGCCTGCCGCGGGGAGCCGCGCTCCTCATCCTGCAGCGAGTCCCTGCACATCTCCAACTGGACCGTGTCCTATGCCCCTGACCCCCAGAACATCTACTG GGAGCATCTTTCCATCCGTGGCTTCATCTGGTGGCTGCGCTGCCTGGTCATCAATGTCGTCCTCTtcatcctcctcttcttcctcaccaccccggccatcatcatcaccaccatggACAAGTTCAACGTCACCAAGCCCGTGGAGTACCTCAAT AACCCCATCATCACCCAGTTCTTCCCCACCCTGCTGCTGTGGTGCTTCTCGGCCCTGCTCCCCACCATCGTCTACTACTCAGCCTTCTTTGAAGCTCACTGGACACG CTCTGGGGAGAACAGGACTACCATGCACAAGTGCTACACCTTCCTCATCTTTATGGTGCTGCTCCTGCCCTCACTGGGGCTGAGCAG ccTGGACCTCTTCTTCCGCTGGCTCTTTGACAAGAAATTCTTGGCTGAAGCAGCTATTCGGTTTGA GTGTGTGTTCCTGCCTGACAACGGCGCCTTCTTCGTGAACTACGTCATTGCCTCAGCCTTTATCGGTAATGCCATGGACCTGCTGCGTATCCCGGGCCTGCTCATGTACATGATCCGACTCTGCCTGGCGCACTCGGCCGCTGAGAGGCGCAACGTGAAGCGG CATCAGGCCTACGAGTTCCAGTTTGGCGCAGCCTACGCCTGGATGATGTGCGTCTTCACGGTGGTCATGACCTACAGTATCACCTGCCCCATCATCGTGCCCTTCG GACTCATGTACATGCTGCTGAAGCACCTGGTAGACAGGTACAATCTCTACTACGCCTACCTGCCGGCCAAGCTGGACAAGAAGATCCACTCAGGGGCTGTGAACCAGGTGGTGGCTGCACCCATCCTCTGCCTCTTCTGGCTGCTCTTCTTCTCCATCATGCGCACAG GATTCCTAGCCCCCACGTCCATGTTCACATTTGTGGTCCTGGTTATCACCATCGTCATCTGTCTCTGCCACGTCTGCTTTGGACACTTCAAATACCTCAGTGCCCACAACTACAAG ATTGAGCACACGGAGACAGATACCATGGACCCCAGAAGCAATGGACGGCCCTCCACTGCTGCCACTGTCCCCAAATCTGCG AAATACATCGCTCAGGTGCTGCAGGACTCAGAGGTGGACGGGGATGGGGATGGGGCTCCTGGGAGCTCCGGGGACGAGCCCCCATTATCCTCATCCCAAGATGAGGAGCTGCTGATGCCGCCCGATGGCCTCACGGATACAGACTTCCAGTCTTGCGAGGACAGTCTCATAGAGAATGAGATCCACCAGTAA